TTAGATCCGGAGGGGACATGGCAAAGATGCAAAAAAAGAGCGTCCGCACTATGCTCGAAGGCGCACAGCCGTTTTTCTACATGATGAAGTCGGACGGCTACGAGAAACTCCGGCTCCTGGAGGTGCGCGACGACTCGATAGTGATCGAGCTGCCCAAGGGCGCGCCCATGCGCAGGACCATGCTCGGCATCATCACATTTGCCGACGGGTCGGGCGTGCTGGAGGTCGACGGCAGGGTCGAAGCGGAGCCGGGTGCCGAGGCGGGCAGCATCCGCCTGGCGCTGGATGCATCCAGGTTGAACAAGATGGAGCGCAGGGCCTTTCCGCGAATCTCCTTCGCACCGCCGCTTGAGGCCTCGGCGCGGGCCCAGGGCAGCGCAACCGGGATCCCGGTGAGGATCGTGAACTTGAGCGCCGGCGGGCTCAGGGTCGAATCCGCGGAGAAACTCCCCCCAGACAAGCCGATCTCCTTTCGCATGGAGATCGAGATAGACGACGAGGTGCACGAGCTATCCCCCGAGGGCAGGATAGTCTACGAGATACCGATCGAGGGCGGCCACTCCTACGGCGTCTCGTTCGGCCACGGCGCAAAGAGCGTACAGCTGGGCGACGACGACGAACGCACGGTCGATCTGATCAACATAGTGAACAGGCTGCTGATAAGGGAATAAAGCGGTTATTCCTTGAACGCGCCAACGTAAGGCAGGGAGCGGTAGAGGCCCATGGAGTCAAGGCCGTAGCCTATCACGAAGCGGTTCGTGACCTCGAAGCCGAGATAATCGATCAACTTGCGGGAATCGGTCCCCATCTCCTTGTACAGGAGAGCGGCGACCTTGAGGGATGCGGGGTCCTTGGTCTTAAGATGCGCGATGAGGTGTCTGAGCGTCCTGCCCGAGTCCACTATGTCCTCGACGAGCAACACGTGTTTGCCCTCGACCGGCTGGGTCATGTCGAACTCCATGCGCACGACGCCGGTGCTCTTGTCGTGGTCGTAGCTTGAGACCCTGACGAAGTCGCAGGCCAGCGGCCTCTTTGTCCTGCGCACCAGATCCGACATGAAGATGAAGGAGCCCTTGAGCACGCCCACCACCACCATCTCGCCGGATTCGTAATCGCGATCGATCTCGCGCGCGAGCTCGTCGATGCGTCGCGCGATCTGCTCCTCGCTGATGAGAACGTCTATCTTCTTCTCAGCCATGTTCGCTCCGCTCATTCGCCCAAGGTGATCGAGTCGCCGCTGGCTTCAACGAGTTGGTTGCAGAAATCCTGTGCAGCCTTTCGCATATCGGGCGCGTTGTATATCGCGCGGCCAACGATCGGGTGGTAGTTGGCGCCGGCAGCGTCGATGGCGGCCGAGAGCTCCCCACCCTGGGAGACGAACCCAGGCGAATAGAACACGGGGTGCGCCCTCTCGCGCTCGAGCATCGCGCGGATCTTGCGGATCGCGGTCGGGTTGTTGCCCGGGACCACGTAGTCGTTGACGCCCAGCCCCGCCGCTTTCTCGTACAGCTCGACGATCGCCTCGTCGGCGATGAACCCGCCCTCGCTGCGCACGAACTTCTTGTGCGTCATGAGACCGCCCACTATTACGCCCAGGTCCTCGTTGCGGGCGTAGTCGATCCATGCGCGCTCGGTCTCGGGGCCAGCGTGCGGGAAGATGATCACCGCGTTTATACCGGCCTCCCTGCAGATGCGGGCGAAGACCTTGCCCGTATCCGGTATGTCGCTCCCCGCCTTCTGGTGGTCGTAGATGAGCGGTTTGTGCGTATAGCGCCTGGCGATCTCGACCGCGCGCGGCAGCCCTATGGAGAGCGAGAGCGCGAAGCCCAGCTTATAGCCTCCTATGCCGGGGAGGTCGGCGGTGGCCTTGAGAAGGGCCTCGTACTGCTCCGCCTCTACGTCGCACGCGGGAATTATGCTCCTTGGCTGGGATATGATCATAAAAGCTCCTTAAAGAAGTTTCAGGGGGTTCTCCCCGTAACGTTCGAATTCTTTCTCTATCGCCCGGCCCATCGCCTCTCCGGGCGAGAATTTTTTGAATGCAGCCGGCAGAAATTCCTCTGCGCAGCTGAGCGCATGATATTCGACGCCCATTTCAGCCAGCGCATCTTTCACGCTCGTGCCGTCGTCGCGCAGCTCCATGCGGCTTGTGAGCCCAACCGCGGCCAGCACTTTGGCGTCGAGATATTTCAAACTCTCGAGAGCCGAGATCAGCGAACCGCCGGTGGTGGTGACGTCCTCCACCACTATTATATTTCCCTCAGGCGGCGTCAAAAAATAACGGTCCTTCGGATCGCCGTGCTCCTTTGGTTTGCCGCGGCCCATGGGCAGCGCATATCTGCCCGGGCTGAAATCAGGTCGCGCCTTCGCTCGTTTGAGCGTAGAGAGAACGCCTATCTTGGAGGCGCCCTCCGGCACCCCATAGAAAGAGTCCGGCTCGAAGCCGAGGTCTTCGGTGAAAGAGATCAGAAAATCCGAGAGCATGTCGATGAGGAAGGCGTCGCCGGAGACGGTCCGCCAGTTCACGTACCAGTTGGAGGTGCGGCCGGACTTCAGCGTCACTGGCCTCTCGAAGAAACCGACGACTCCGTTGTCGAGGATGAAATCTATGAATGCCGCTTTATTAAAAGAACTCATGGTCAGCCTTTTTGCTTTGTGCCCGGGACCGGAGTCGAACCGGTACGAGGTTTTACCCTCTCGGGATTTTAAGTCCCGTGCGTCTGCCAGTTCCGCCACCCGGGCCTATCAGACGAATCCATGAACTTCTATCATTATTTATGAGCGATGCAAGTTCGCGATATCATAAAAAAACACCCAAGGGAATCCCTCGGGCGTATTTGAGTGTCTTGAGGCGGCGACCGGAATCGAACCGGTAGATAACGGTTTTGCAGACCGTCCCCTTAGCCATTTGGGTACGCCGCCGAAGTTTCGGGACACTAAATGAAGCAATTACGCCTGTCAACACGCGGATTTCTCCTGAAAAAACCTTGAAGGCAGGCGGCAGACGTGTTAGGAGCGCGGCCATGACGAATCGCATCGCGATAATGCTCACCGCGGCCATCCTTGCCACAACATCCATCGCATCATGCTCGAGCACCGGAAAACCGGATTCGCTTTACGCCAAAGCCAGCGTCGCCGGCCAGCAGACCCTGCTCGAATCCTCCCGCAAGGCTGCGGAATCCGCGATACGCGCATCGGAACGCTCTGAAAAGAAAGACCTCGCCATGGGCGGGATCGATTCATCCGAACGCTGCCTCATGGCCGCGCCCGAAAATCCGGGCTGTTACTACTGGCGCGCGGTCAACACCGGCCTCTACCACAGCGTGCACGTCTCGGACTACCAGAAGGGCGTGAAGCGCATGGTGAGCGACTGCGAAAAGGTGATAGGGATCGATCCGGACTATGAAAACGCCGGCGCATACCGCATGCTCGGTCAGCTGTACACCAGGCTCCCGCAGACCGCCATACACCCCGGAAGCGTGATCCGCGACCTGGATCGCGCAGAGGACTATCTGCGCAAGGCGGTGCAGATCTCCCCCGACTATCCCGAGAACCATCTCGCTCTCGCAGAGACTCTCTTGGAAAACGGGAAGGCCAAAGAGGCGATGGAGGAGCTCATCCTCTCCAACGAGTTGGCGCCCCAATGGCGCAAGGACATATCCTACGAGCAATGGCGACACGAGTCGCTTGCGCTCGAGCGCAAGATAGAGGACAAATCCGGAGACTGATCAAAAGCAACCAACCCACAAGGAGCACAGCATGGCGAGCGTAAACAAAGTGATACTCATCGGTAACCTGGGGGCAGACCCGGAGAAGCGCGTGACAGGCTCAGGCCAGGTGGTGACCAACTTCAACATCGCCACCACGGAGCGCTGGAACGACAAGAGCGGACAAAAACAGGAGCGGACCGAGTGGCATCGCATAGTGGTCTGGGGACAGCAGGCCGAGAACTGCGCCCAGTACCTCTCCAAGGGCCGACCCGTCTATATCGAGGGGAACCTGCGCACCCGCCAATGGGATGACAAAGAGGGGATCAAACGCTACACGACCGAGGTGATCGCGCAGCGAGTCCAATTCCTGGGTTCGCCCACAGGTGAGAAGAGAGATACGACGAACAGCGCACCGTCGGACGCCGGCAACACCGGATCATTCGACCCGGGCAACGGACCGGATGACGTTCCATTCTGAAAAAACGCGACAGGAGTCACGTCTTACCGGCCAGCCAGTCGCCCTTCGCCCTCTTCCGCTCCTTGAGGTCGAACCGCACCCCGAGCGACATGTACACCGTAAAATCGACCGAGGGCCCTTGGCTCGTTATATCCTCCGCGAACGCGACCTGCCAGGTGAGATCGCCCAGATCGCCGAAGATGTCCTTCTCCTCCCCCTTGAACCCGATCACCAGGTCCATCGGCATCCCGTCCCATTGATCGAGTCCCGTGCCATGGAGCAGCGGCGTGCCGCCTTCTATCTGGACCACTAACGAAAGGGAGGGCAGGATCGACAGCTCGCCCGCGAGCATATAAGAGAACATCTGATTGTACATAAGCTCGTCGATGTACTCGTTTCCGCCGAGGATAAACCAACCCACGTTCACATATCCGTGCAGCCTCTTCCACGTATTGTCCATGGCGAGCCCTATGCCGAAGTCGGGGCTTCCGCTGCCGAGGCCGCGGCTCCGCCTGCCGGTCGGAAATTTCAGATCCGCGAACCAGGCGACGGCGGGCAGGTCGTCATCCTGACCGATGAGCTGATGTTTCACGTAGATCGAAACATCCCCCAGCCCCCAGTCGACCGATGGAAAATCGAAAGCCGTCCTCCCGCCCGCATCGAGCCTGTAATGAAACTCGCCGTTGGGCACGCGATCCCTGCCGCCGTTGGGGAACCCGAAGAATTTGTGAAATTTTTGAATGAAACCGTCAAGGAATCCGCCCCACATCTCGTACATCGGGACCTGTATCCCCGCCTCAAGCCCCCTGCCGAAGCCATAGCTCGCCATCACCGCCAGCCTCCATAGCTCCATGTCTAGGTTGAGCGACGCCTGTGCGTTCGCCTCCTTCTCAAAGAGGTTCGAGTATGCGGAGTCGATGCGCACGTCCAGCGTGCCCTCGGGCAGCACCTCCGCCTTCCTCGGGGTGAGGGACAAGTTCTGCAGATAGATCGGATTCTGATTGCGGCTTACGAACGGACCGAACCCCTCGTATCCGTGCGCAGCCGCCGGCGCGGGGATTACAAAACACACCAGAAAGATCGCGACTGCGATAAGGGGCCGCAAGGCGTTGCGCATCAGCCGTGCTCCTGGAGAAAGCGCTCCGCGTCTATCGCAGCCATGCATCCGGTGCCCGCAGCAGTTATGGCCTGCCGGTACTTCTGGTCCTGGCAGTCTCCCGCTGCGAACACGCCCTCGACCGAAGTCTTCATGCTGGATTTCTCTGTGACGAGATAACCCTGCTCGTCCATCTCAAGCTGGCCTTTGAACGGCTTCGTGTTCGGATCGTGGCCGATCGCTATGAAGACGCCGGAACACGCGAGCACCCTCTTCTTGCCCGTCTTCACGTCCTTGAGCCTCACTCCGGTGACCTCGCCCCTGGAGATGTCTAGTATCTCCTCCACCACCGAGTTCCACGCGAAGGCGATCTTTGGATTTTTCTTCGCTCGATCCCGCATGATCCTGGAGGCGCGCAGCTCGTCGCGCCGGTGTATCACCGTGACCATCGTGCAGAAGTTCGTGAGGAAGAGGGCCTCTTCTATGGCGGTGTCTCCTCCGCCCACCACGCAGACTTCCTTGCCGCGATAGAAGAAACCGTCGCAGGTCGCACATGCGGAGACGCCCTTGCCGTAGAGCGGCTTCTCCGAGGGAAGCCCCAACCAGCGCGCGGAGGCTCCGGTGGCTATGATCAGCGCCATCGTCTCGAGCCGTTTGCCCTCGACCTCGAGGACGAACGGCCTCTTCGCAAGCTCGGCCTTTGCGACCTCTCCCGACATGAAGCGCACGCCCACCCTCTCCGCCTGCCTGCGCATGGAGTCCATGAGCACAGGCCCTGCGATCGGGTCGACGAAACCGGGAAAATTCTCCACGTCGGAGGTGATCGTGAGCTGTCCGCCCGGCTGCATCCCCTCTATGACGACCGGATTCAGATTGGCCCGCGCAGCGTATATCGCTGCGGTCAGCCCAGCGGCTCCAGCCCCGACGATTATCACTTTTTCAGCCATCCCGACCCCCTTTTTGCTTCGGCCGCTCAATCTGGAGAAATATTATGGAAAAATCAAGGCGATGAAGCCCTTTTATTTCTGCGTCAAGAAACCCGACAACAAGCCAACGTATTCTCAAATCGATATATATATGAAGTAAGGAAAAAAACCTCATTGGCCACTGTAATCAACAAGTTGAATATATGCGGCGACCGTGCGATCATGGCATGGAACTTGCTGTAAAATAAGGTGATATCTCTTGAACATGAGGTGGCCCATGAGACGGTATGCCCTCATATTGCTGCTGGCGTTATCCATGGCTGTCCTGCCGCTCATGGGCAGGGCTCAGGACGATTCATCAGCCGGTTCAACGACAGGATCCGACGCGGCAGCCAGCTGTGCGAAGATACAGATGGGCGCCGTGACCGGAGGAGAAGAATCCGGCGAAGAAACGGGAGAAGCAACCGATGACGAAGCCTTGCAGGACTATTACGATTACCAGGACTCTGCAGGGTCTGAGCAGCAGACAACCGAATACAACTGCAACGAACAGCTCAACGAAGACGGGACTCTCACCTGCTTCTGCGGCGAAACGCCGATCGTGTGCACGGTCGAGGGAGAGGATGTCTATTGCCCCGAATGTCAAAACGCTCAATAAGCCCTGCCCAGTTTCGCAGCACCCCTATAGCGAATCGCAGCACCTGCGGTTGTCGCCGCACCTGAAATCGCTGAGGAATTTGCCGGCACGCTGCTTGCTATAGCTGTCTGCATGCTCTCCCACGTCTATTCGGCAGCGCTGTGCGGAGTGGAGGCGCAGATCGTCAAGGTCGAGGTCGATCTCCGCACCCAGGGCCTGCCCGGCTGGAACATGATCGGGCTCCTGGAGGCCGCAGTCCGCGAGGCGCGCGACCGCGTGGGGAGCGCGATAAGGAACTCCGGCTTCAGCCTGCCCAACCGAAAGACCATAGTCAGTCTCGCCCCCGCCGATCTCAAAAAGGTGGGCGCACACTATGACCTGGCGATCGCGGCAAGCCTGCTCTCCGCGGTCGGCGTCCTGACCCCCAAGGACGGCCGGCGCTATCTGATCGCAGGCGAACTTTCGCTCACCGGCAAGATACTCCCTGTCCGCGGCTCGCTGCTCATGGCGATCGCGGCGAAGGAGGCAGGTCTCGACGGGGTGATCGTGCCCTCCGAGAACACATGGGAGGCCTCTCTCGCGAGCGGCATCCAGGTCGCCGGCGTGCGCGACCTGGCGCATGCGGTGAGATTCATGAACGGCGAGGAACCTGCGGAAATTATTGTGTCCGGCCAAGTTGAGGCCGCGCCGCAGAGCGCGCTCATCGACATGAGCGAGGTCAGGGGCCAGCCCATGGCGAAGCGCGCCCTGGAGATAGCCGCTGCGGGCAACCACAACGCCGCCCTCGTGGGCCCGCCGGGCACAGGCAAGACCATGCTCGCGGAGAGGCTGCCTACCATACTCCCGCCGCTCACGGAGATCGAGGCGCTGGAGGTGCTCAAGATCCAGAGCTGGCACGGGCTGCTCGCGGCCCGCGCCTCGCTCCCCACGGAGCGACCCTTCCGCTCCCCGCACCATTCGGCATCGTACGCCGGCATAATCGGCGGCGGGATCGGAGGGACCGCGCGGCTGGGCGAGATATCGCTGGCGCACAACGGGGTCCTCTTCCTGGACGAGATGGCGGAATTCAGGCGCGACGTGCTCGAGGTCCTGCGCCAGCCTATCGAATCCGCATGCGTGCGCATCGTGCGCGCCGGGGTGAGCCTCACCTATCCGGCCCGGTTCATGCTCGTGGCGGCGTTCAACCCCTGCCCCTGCGGATATTACGGCCATCCTTCCAAACCCTGCAACTGCAGCATCGCGCAGATCAGAAAGTACCGCTCCAAGATCTCCGGCCCTCTCCTCGATCGCATCGACCTGCACATCGAGGTCGGCCCTCCCCCTCACGAGTCGCTGCTCGGCTTCATGTCGGAGGAGGGATCGGCCGAGATCAAGGCCAGGGTGCTCGCAGCCAGGCGCATGCAGGCCGCGCGCTTCGGGAATGCACAGATGCAGAACTCGGGCATCAGCGGCCGCTCGATACAAAAATACTGCAAGCTAGGGAGCGCGCAGGGGGCCTTCCTCAAGGCCGCCGCGGGGAAATCCCACCTCACCGCCAGGGCATTTCACCGGGTGATAAAGGTCGCGCGCACGATAGCGGATCTCGAACTCTCGAAGGATATCGAAGTCTCGCACCTCGCCGAGGCGCTGCAGTTCCGCTCCGCTATGGAAGAGATGTGATCGATCTTCAACGCGTCGACCGCCCTCCCCCCGGTGAAGGCGTTGGCGAGGAGGACCAGCGACAGTTCGACAGCTAAGGCATCGCAGCCAATAAACAAAAGACAACGGAAAAGCTCTCTTCGCCATGGCCGTCCCCCTTCATACACGAAACCCATCAACAGCGGACCTTTCCCGTGGAGCTCTTCTTCGCGACCCTCGATACCCCCTGTCCCTCGAAGTGCTTGAGGGCGCGCCCGACATCCTCCAGCAGGAGATTCGCCATGTCGCGACTGAACCCCTCCTTCACCACGATGCGCAGGACTGCCAGATCAGTGCAGTTCTCCGGCATGGTGTAGGCCGGCACGAGCCAGCCGCGGTGACGGAGCATCTCGGAGAGGTCGAATACCGAGAAGTTGGGCTGCGCGCCGTCCTTGAGCTTGAACGCGAAGACCGGGATGTCCGTCCCGCGCGTCACGCACTCGAAGGGCCCCATCTTCTCCAGCTTCCCGGAGAGATAGGTCGCCACCTCCTGGCATGCCTGCTGTATCCGCCGGTAACCGTCGTGCCCCAGCCGCAAGAAATTGTAATATTGTGCCACGATCTGGTTGCCCGGACGGGAGAAGTTGAGCGCGAAGGTGGGCATATCGCCGCCCAGGTAGTTCACCTTGAAGACGAGGTCGTCGGGGAGCTCCGCGGTGTCGCGCCAGATCGCCCAGCCGACGCCGGGATAGACCAATCCGTACTTGTGCCCGGAGACGTTGATGGACTTCACCCACTTGAGGCGAAAATCCCAATCGAGCTTCGGCTGCAGGAACGGCGCTATGAATCCGCCGCTGGCCCCGTCGACATGAATCGGGATGGCGTAGCCGGTCTTCGCGTTGTACTTGTCCAGCGCATCGTTGATCTCCTTCACGGGCTCGTACTCGCCCGTGAAGGTCGTGCCCATGATCGCCACGACGCCAATCGTGTTCTCGTCGCAGCGTTTGATGACCTCATCCGCGTTTATGCAGTAGCGCCCCTTCTCCATAGGGATGAGTCGGGGCTCGATCTCCCAGTAACGGCAGAACTTCTCCCAGCAGACCTGGACGTCGACGCCCATGACCATGTTAGGCCTGTCGGTCGGCTTTCCCCTGGCGCGCATCCGCTCCTTCCACTTCCACTTGAACGCCATCCCGCCGAGCATCGCCGCCTCGGAGGACCCGGTGGTGGAGCAGCCGCATGCCTGGCCAGCCTCGGGCGCGTGGAAGAGATGCGACAGGATGTTCACACAGCGCATCTCGATCTCCGCGGTCTGGGGATACTCGTCCTTGTCGATCATGTTCTTATCGAAGGTCTCGCTCATCAGCTGCCGCGCCTCCGGCTCCATCCAAGTGGTGACGAAGGTGGCGAGGTTGAGCCGCGCGTTGCCGTCAAGCATCAGCTCGTCGTGGACGATCTGATAGGCGCTCCGCGCGCGCATCTCCCCCGGGGGGAGCTTGTACCTGGGCACCGGCTCGCGGAGTTCGCGCGACCCGAACGTGGGGCTGATCATCCGTTCCTCTTCATTCATCTTGCTGAGATCGTGCCTGTGATGGAGCATCTTTACCCCCCCTTCCGGTTGTCTTCATTTCTGCGACCACCCCGGCTTCTTGAACCGGTGGATGATAAAAGGCGCGGCGATGAACAGCAACGTGCCCGCCGCCAGAAACGCCACGTAGAATACCGGGCTCCCCACGGAGAGCTGCGAGGGCGGGAAGAAGCCGACGACGATGGCGAAGGCGGCAGCCAGCATTCCGAGGCCGGCCACGATCACCATGCCGGCGTTTCCGCCAGGCACCCTGTACGTCCTGGGGACATCCGGCCTCTTGAACCTGAGCGCGATCGCAGCGCTGTAGAGCAGGATGTACATGATGAGATAGAGGATCGCCGTGAGTGCGGTGAGGAGGAAAAAGGCGCTGCTCACGTTGGGCATGAGCAGGTAGACGAGCGTGATGGCCGTCACGATGAAGCCCTGCACCCAGAGGATATTCGTCTGAACGCCTTTCTTGTTCACGCGCTGCAAAAACGGCGGCAGATCGCCGTTCTTGGCGGTCGCCAAGAGGCCCTTCGAGGGGCCTGCCACCCACGCGGTGACCCCGCCTATCGCGCCGAAGGCGGCGAGAAAACCGAGCACCGGCAGGAGCCATCCCAGATGGAAGACGCCCAGCATCCCGCGAAAGGCCTGCATGAGGCCGGCGTTGAGGCTGATCTGCTGCGTCGGCAGGACAGCCGCGATCGCGAGGGAGCCCAGCGTGAAGATCGCTATGATGACAAACATCGCAAGAAAGACGGACTTCGGAAACTGTCCCCTAGGGTCCTTCAGATCCTGCACGTGCACTGCGCCCACCTCCATGCCCGCGAAGAGGAGCACGACCCCGGCGAGGAACGCGATGTTATCGAAGTTGCTGAAGTCCGGCAGGATGCTGTGGCTCGTGGCCTCAAACGCCACCGGTTTACCCATGGCGAGCCATACGATGCCAAGCGCGATGACGAGCAAACCGGGAAAGATCGTGCCACAGAGCACTCCGGCCGTCGTGAGCCTGCCCGACGCCTTCATGCCGCCGAAATTTATGAACGTGGCGCCCCAATAGACTATGAGTATCACGACGACGTTGAAGATCTTGCTGTTGGCGAGCGACGGATCCACGAAGAGATAAGAGAGCGCGCCGGCCGCGAACGCGAGCACGGTCGGGTACCAGATCACGTTCTGTATCCACTGCAACCATATCGCGGCGAATCCCCAGTCGGCGCCGAATGCCTCCTTCACCCAGCGGTACACGCCGCCATCCTCGGGCCAACCAGTGGCGAGCTCCGCGGAGACGAGAGATACCGGCACGAGAAAGAGCAGAGAGGCGAAGAGCAGGAAGAAGATCATCGGCAGACCTTCCTTCGCCATGATGGGCAGGCCGCGCAGGCTCATGACCACGGCCACGTTCATCATCGCGAGCACGAACACGCTCAGGTAATGCCTCTTCGGGGCTTGTTCTTTCATGACACCTCCTCCTTCGAATGAGTTTGCAGCCGTCACTTCTCTGGACGCTCGAGCGACATCTTCAAAAAGTTAACGAGATAAGGGGTCCCCTGGTTGTCCGGGACCTTGATCTCGCCGTGGAACTGCTCGCCGTAGATCATGCGGTCCTTGGATTTGATCGCCTGGACGTAGCTCGAATCCGCGAGCAGATCGTACTTGTCCGCCAGATTGGCGACGGCCCATCCGTGGATCTCCGCGGCCCTGAACGGATCCGGCACCCCCCTGAAGATCGGGTCATCTTTCCGAATCGTTATCTCGGTGCGCGCCCTGGGCGCCTCCATCGCCGAGATGTCCTCCCACCCCATCGAGTGCGCAAACGTGTATCCATATGCCATTGCGAGCTGCTGGTGGCCGCAGCAGATGCCCAGGATCGGTATATCGGAGGAGCGGATGATCTCGTAGACGCCGTTGAACTCGAACATGGGGATGTTCTCGTAGCTCACGTTGTTGCCGCTGAGGATGATCGCGACCGGCTTATTCTTCAAACCCTCGATCATCCGGAGCGAAACCTCGTAGTGCGGCACGGTGAGCGTCTTCAGGCCCAGGCCCGCCCCCTCCACAAATTCGGCGAGTTCGGTGAATGTGTAGCCGTTCTGCTGATCGCCCACCAGGAGGACGTACTTGCCCCCCGGCGCTTCCGGTACCGGCGGCGTCCCAGGCGAGTAGATGGCCACCGCGTTGATCTGCGCAGCGTAGCCATGCCACTTCCGTATGAGGAGACGCAGGTAGCGCGTGGAGACGGCGTCGAAGCCCAGGATATTTCGAAACGTGTCGTTTCCGTTCACCGATGTGCCGGGGATGTCGACCCAGCCCTTGCCATCTTCGCTGCGCTGCCAGACGAAGTCCGTGAGCCAGCCGTCGGAGCCGTCGATGGCGGAGAGCATCCAGAGCCTCGATACGGTCCATCGCTTCCCCAGGTCGAAGCTCACCCACTGGGTGTCCGATCCGGGCGGGGTCGACTGCCAGAACGTGGCCTGTCCCGGATCGTCCAGGTCCACGATGTTCTTCGCGTTGAAGCCGCTTGATACCCTGACTTCTTCAACCGGGACACGGATGAGCCCCATGAACGCGTCGTCGGATGCCGTATCCACGAAGAAGCGCGACATTGCCCACGGCCCCTCGTTTCCTGACTCGTCGCAGGCGCGCACCCGCCAGTAGTAGCGGCTTTTGTCCTTGAGCGCCGCTCTCTGCGCATCGTGGAGAAGACCGGTGGAGGCAAGCCTGCTCGTCACGTACGCGTTCCCCTCGGGCACGCCGTCGTACCGGATGAGGTCGGGGCTGTCGAAGTCTTTGGCCGTGTCGATCTCGATCGAGTACACCCGCTTCCCCGCCCCGCCGCTCGCGTTGAAGAAAGAGAAGAGCGGGTGGTCGTTCGTGACGATCACGTCCCAGCTGGGGTTGTTGGTGAGCCTGGGGGCCGTGAGCGGCTGCGATGGTTGTTGCGGCCTCGAGCAGGACAGGAGAAAACAGGCGAGCAAAAGGATGATGAGGCAAGACCAGACCCTGTATCTCATTTGCTCCCCCTTTTTCCAAACTCCCATATCGAAGATACGTATCTTAATGATCGAAACCTGAGATGACAATACCGAAAGGTCTTTCTTTAGAAATTTCTGCGGGCCCGATATTAACGCCTTGCAAGAAGGGCCGGTTTGAGTGAAAAGCGAGAGGAAGGAGGGAATAATGGGGGTCAGATCTCTTGCCTTTGTGCTGGCGGTGCTCATCCTGGCCGTCCCGCTCCCTCGCGCAGCATTTGCCATCGATTCGGGCGATGAAGAGAGACTGGAAGCGCTTGCGACGGACGAGGCGGAGATCGACTACGTGGCAAACGGGACGCTCTACAGCGTCTTCATCCACCACCGCAGGCCCGCAAAGGCAATCTCAGAGAGCTGGGAGAGCCGCAAGGGCAAAAGCCTCATCGAGAACATCTCCACATCCGTCGAATCCGACTTCCTCTCCCGCTATGTCACCCACTCGCTGGCATGCAGCGATGGCTGGGTCTGGCAACCCTCGACGACGATCGAATGGTACGGCTTCGGATTCAACGTCTGGGCGAACTTCGTTATCGAGGACATCCCGGACCAGGGCAAGTTCAACGAGGTGGACCTCACGCTCTATTACGATTTCAAGACACACAACTTCACCATCCAT
This region of bacterium genomic DNA includes:
- a CDS encoding PilZ domain-containing protein encodes the protein MAKMQKKSVRTMLEGAQPFFYMMKSDGYEKLRLLEVRDDSIVIELPKGAPMRRTMLGIITFADGSGVLEVDGRVEAEPGAEAGSIRLALDASRLNKMERRAFPRISFAPPLEASARAQGSATGIPVRIVNLSAGGLRVESAEKLPPDKPISFRMEIEIDDEVHELSPEGRIVYEIPIEGGHSYGVSFGHGAKSVQLGDDDERTVDLINIVNRLLIRE
- the hpt gene encoding hypoxanthine phosphoribosyltransferase translates to MAEKKIDVLISEEQIARRIDELAREIDRDYESGEMVVVGVLKGSFIFMSDLVRRTKRPLACDFVRVSSYDHDKSTGVVRMEFDMTQPVEGKHVLLVEDIVDSGRTLRHLIAHLKTKDPASLKVAALLYKEMGTDSRKLIDYLGFEVTNRFVIGYGLDSMGLYRSLPYVGAFKE
- a CDS encoding orotidine 5'-phosphate decarboxylase / HUMPS family protein, which codes for MIISQPRSIIPACDVEAEQYEALLKATADLPGIGGYKLGFALSLSIGLPRAVEIARRYTHKPLIYDHQKAGSDIPDTGKVFARICREAGINAVIIFPHAGPETERAWIDYARNEDLGVIVGGLMTHKKFVRSEGGFIADEAIVELYEKAAGLGVNDYVVPGNNPTAIRKIRAMLERERAHPVFYSPGFVSQGGELSAAIDAAGANYHPIVGRAIYNAPDMRKAAQDFCNQLVEASGDSITLGE
- a CDS encoding tetratricopeptide repeat protein, with the translated sequence MTNRIAIMLTAAILATTSIASCSSTGKPDSLYAKASVAGQQTLLESSRKAAESAIRASERSEKKDLAMGGIDSSERCLMAAPENPGCYYWRAVNTGLYHSVHVSDYQKGVKRMVSDCEKVIGIDPDYENAGAYRMLGQLYTRLPQTAIHPGSVIRDLDRAEDYLRKAVQISPDYPENHLALAETLLENGKAKEAMEELILSNELAPQWRKDISYEQWRHESLALERKIEDKSGD
- a CDS encoding single-stranded DNA-binding protein, with protein sequence MASVNKVILIGNLGADPEKRVTGSGQVVTNFNIATTERWNDKSGQKQERTEWHRIVVWGQQAENCAQYLSKGRPVYIEGNLRTRQWDDKEGIKRYTTEVIAQRVQFLGSPTGEKRDTTNSAPSDAGNTGSFDPGNGPDDVPF
- a CDS encoding DUF3187 family protein, which produces MRNALRPLIAVAIFLVCFVIPAPAAAHGYEGFGPFVSRNQNPIYLQNLSLTPRKAEVLPEGTLDVRIDSAYSNLFEKEANAQASLNLDMELWRLAVMASYGFGRGLEAGIQVPMYEMWGGFLDGFIQKFHKFFGFPNGGRDRVPNGEFHYRLDAGGRTAFDFPSVDWGLGDVSIYVKHQLIGQDDDLPAVAWFADLKFPTGRRSRGLGSGSPDFGIGLAMDNTWKRLHGYVNVGWFILGGNEYIDELMYNQMFSYMLAGELSILPSLSLVVQIEGGTPLLHGTGLDQWDGMPMDLVIGFKGEEKDIFGDLGDLTWQVAFAEDITSQGPSVDFTVYMSLGVRFDLKERKRAKGDWLAGKT
- the trxB gene encoding thioredoxin-disulfide reductase; amino-acid sequence: MAEKVIIVGAGAAGLTAAIYAARANLNPVVIEGMQPGGQLTITSDVENFPGFVDPIAGPVLMDSMRRQAERVGVRFMSGEVAKAELAKRPFVLEVEGKRLETMALIIATGASARWLGLPSEKPLYGKGVSACATCDGFFYRGKEVCVVGGGDTAIEEALFLTNFCTMVTVIHRRDELRASRIMRDRAKKNPKIAFAWNSVVEEILDISRGEVTGVRLKDVKTGKKRVLACSGVFIAIGHDPNTKPFKGQLEMDEQGYLVTEKSSMKTSVEGVFAAGDCQDQKYRQAITAAGTGCMAAIDAERFLQEHG